In Mercurialis annua linkage group LG6, ddMerAnnu1.2, whole genome shotgun sequence, the following are encoded in one genomic region:
- the LOC126687486 gene encoding uncharacterized protein LOC126687486 yields the protein MSDPFQFPKSPSPSEKQPEDQPTNKAPHSSITLVYEAKVGEHIRNATITWNKSLINYSLTISIENILNENHYTCKIDLKTWQFWGKKGLKSFQVDNGRVDVYWDFRHAKFSSNPEPSSDYYVALVYEEEVVLLLGDLQKEAYKRTKKRPSMLEPNLLCKKENVYGKKIFCTKAMLHHGKIEHDIVIEMSSGLGDPELWISIDSFEVIHVMNLNWRFRGNEKVVLNNAIVEIFWDVHDWLFSNSTSHGTGHGLFIFKPSSEVHRNRDSDEIIGLRYDSPSEIWPLTSGFFHVIYAWKFE from the coding sequence ATGTCCGATCCATTTCAATTTCCGAAATCGCCATCCCCATCGGAGAAACAACCGGAGGATCAGCCGACGAATAAAGCCCCTCATAGCTCGATCACCCTTGTATACGAGGCGAAGGTAGGCGAACACATCCGAAACGCGACAATAACATGGAACAAAAGCCTAATCAATTATTCTCTTACCATAAGCATTGAAAACATTCTAAATGAAAATCACTACACTTGCAAGATTGACCTAAAAACATGGCAATTTTGGGGTAAAAAGGGTTTAAAATCCTTCCAAGTCGATAACGGAAGAGTAGACGTTTACTGGGATTTCCGGCACGCAAAATTCTCAAGCAACCCCGAGCCTTCGTCGGATTACTACGTGGCGCTCGTATACGAAGAAGAAGTTGTGTTATTGCTAGGGGATTTGCAGAAAGAAGCATACAAAAGAACTAAAAAAAGACCATCCATGTTAGAACCTAACTTGTTGTGCAAGAAAGAGAATGTTTATGGTAAGAAAATATTTTGCACCAAAGCAATGCTACATCATGGGAAAATAGAGCATGATATTGTAATTGAAATGTCATCTGGGCTTGGTGATCCTGAATTATGGATTAGTATTGACAGTTTTGAAGTAATTCATGTGATGAATTTGAATTGGAGATTTAGAGGAAATGAAAAAGTGGTTTTGAATAATGCAATTGTGGAAATTTTTTGGGATGTTCATGATTGGTTATTTAGTAATTCTACATCTCATGGGACAGGCCATGGATTGTTCATTTTCAAGCCAAGTTCTGAGGTTCATAGGAACAGAGATTCTGATGAGATAATTGGTTTGAGGTATGACTCACCATCAGAAATTTGGCCACTAACTTCTGGGTTTTTCCATGTTATTTATGCTTGGaaatttgaataa